The DNA region tcatacttaggcctcataccaggcctctgatataagggtttatgtttcagggcctcatctcaCGACATTGGGTACCATGGACATTGCATCCCTGAGGCTGGCGGAGGGAGTGGGGGTATATGGGTGCCACCACCAGCATGGCAAACCTGAGGCTGGCAAGGGTGGTGGTGGGTGGAGTCAGCCCGTTGCTGCTGCCACTTGATCCCTGATGGAGGGGCAGGCCTGGTGTCACCACCACCGGATCGCTTAGGCCAgcgtggggatgggggggcagccaGATGAAGCCACCAATGGATCCATGGTTCTGGCTGGTGGATGGCCAGGTGCTGCCGCTGCCTCTACTGGATCCCTGAGGCCagcgagggggcaggggagagctgggTGTCGCCCCCACAGGGATTTGTTCAGAGGGGACACAGATGGGTTGTAGGTGGGTGTTACTGCCACTAcatccctctgtgtgtgtgtgatgtgtgaATCCTTGGAGGAAGGGTGCTCAGATTCTGCTGCCATTAGATCCCTGAGGctgggcgcgggggggggggggggcatggggtcACCATGATGGGATCCCTGAGTATGTCAGGGAGGGTAGGAGTCATCTGGTGGTTGCCTCCACCACTTGGATCCCTGAAGCCACGTGGGGGAGCCATATTCAGGTGACTCCcactcccaaaggaccagtcactcgccataggtcaattgcaccttagatctcacaccaaagagaaCACttatagccaatcctgtaataaactaccTAAAGACTGATTCACAGGAAGGGGAATCAAGCAGtgatttacaaggttaaagcaagtgaacacacccccacccacacacaaatgagttccaCGCTTAAATTTCCaaaagtaatagaagcttctgtGACAGGCAAAGTCTATGTGTCCTTcagggctaacccaggccaagccctgggggccTCTTGCTTGTTCCCGGGAGAGCCCTGTGGTTCAGTGGATACTAGTTTCTATCTGCAGATGTCTGCATCCACAGATAGAAATTtgtgtctgtgcagggctctactgaGGGAGGAGGTCAGACTGAGTGACACAGGGTCAGAGCTTTGAGCTCTGGCTACCTCAAATGGGCTCTGCTATAACCGTCATTTCTCTGTGCTCACCAAGGGCTTCCTGCACTGGGGGCCAGTCGACTGATAAACCTATGTGTGTGACAGCACTGGCTGTGTGTCCCTGCACATTCTGGTGGAGAGGTGTGTTGCTCCCTATGATTGCACAAATctccctcaggggtctgtctCAGTGGGACTCCCTGAACGGAGCTCATGGGGTGGTGCAGAGGGGCTGACGGCCCAGAGGTCCAGCCTAAGGAGGCGGTGAGGCCATGTAGCTTACGCTGGAGAAAGAGTAGAGAGGGTCTGGCACACTGACGGGTTCCTCCCAGGGACTGTTACAGAGCTGGGGCCATAGCCCCGATCCTGTGGATCTGTGAGAAAAGTTTATAAAGCAGAGTCAGAAGAATTCCCCAACCCTGCAGGAAGCTGCTCCAGGCATTAGTTCTCCTCATCCAAAATCTGCACCTTATTCCCAGCCTGCATCAGTCTGGCTTCAGCAGTGGGTCTGGCTCTGCCTTTGCCCCTGGGGGAGCACAGAGCCCTGTGCTCTCTGAAATCTCCTCCCTGGGCAGGTATCCAGAGGTTGGGATCACGGTTCATCTGACCCTCCGGGCGGAGACACTGAATCCAATGAGCTGCTTCAGCCTCTCCCTGCCCGGTAGGTTCCCAGCCCACAAATCCTTCTTGTAGcttttctctgacccctctccactTGTCCCAGTGAGGACACCCAAGCTGGGCCCAGGGCCCAGGAACAGTCTCTCCCCGACCATGCTGAGTTCCCTTTGCTGATCCAGCCCTGCTGTGCGCTCGCCCCCTTAGCCACAGCCCTgcgctgggagcccctggccaaTGGGTCACCTTGACCTCAGCGTGCCCCCCATGGCTGGGCTCATCATCCATGACTTGCTGTAGATGCAGGCAGGCTCCTTTGCCCacccagcaggggctggtgctGTCGGAGGGGAACAGGCTCCTTGAGCCCAGCCCTTGGGCCTATCTGGCTGTGGCAAGTGCAGCTCCAGAAagcagccctgggctgccccttcGTCTCGGGATCCTCAGCAGGAACTGATTGGGAAGGGGGCTGAGGAGacagggggctggcaggggatggAAACTAtggcagggggtgctggctcccctccctctctgctcctgccaatgcctcctccctctgcttcttcctcccctccccccacctcttttcCCAATTTGGACTGGGGCTTGCTCCCCCCAGTCTGGGCAGAGCTCTTGGTTGGGGAGTCTGTGCCACAGGCAGCGCCTGGGCTGCTTCGGGGCTGTTCCTGAccatgctgctctctggccaggcTCCGGCTGTGCCACtggccccccagtgccccagcaccaTCCGGGTCCCGGAGGCTGCTTGCCAGCCAGACCAGGGGCAGGTACTTGTGCACCTCGATGGCTGGGCTGCGGCGGTTGGGGTCGAGGGTCAGTAGCCGCCGGAACATCTCCTGGGCGGCGGTGCTGAAAGCCCTCCAGGGCGCCGGCGCCTCCCCTGGCACTGTGCTGTTCTGCCAGGCGCCAAACtcctcaaactggggatcggcgCTGACAGCCACGTCCCAGGGGAAGCAGCCGGTGCAGATGCAGAAGAGCAGCACCCCGAAGGCCCACACGTCCAGGCTGGCGTCCAGCTCCAGCGTCTCCGAGGCCTCGAGCAGGCAGAGCTCGGGCGGTGCGTAGGGCAGAGTGCCCGACATGGCGCAGACGGGCGTGCCCTCCAGCCGCGTCAGCCCGAAGTCGCCCAGCTTCACCCGCCGGCACTCGCAGTCGAAGAGCAGCACATTGTCCAGCTTGATGTCCCGGTGCACCAGGGCTTTGCCGTGCATGAAGTCCAGGGCCTCAGCCAGCTGCGCTGCGCAGCGCTTCACCTGGGCCTCTGGGAGACCCACCTGTGGGGGCACGGGGGTTACACAAGGGCAGCCCTGGCCTCCCACCAACAGCGCTCCCTCTGGGGACCTCCCCACACAGCGCCCCACCAGGGACCTCCCCCACACAGTGCTCCAGCGCCCTCTCCTGAGAACTTCCCCACACAGCACACAGTGCCCCCTCTGGAGACCTCCCCTGCACAGTGCCCCCTCTGGGGACCTCCCCACACAGTGCCCCAGCGTGCTCTCTGGAGACCTCCCCCACATAGCTCAAAACGTCTCCTCTGGAGACCTCCTCCACACAGCGCCCCCTCTGTGGCCTCCCCACATTCTGGAGACTTCCCCTACACAGCTCACAGTGCCCCCTCTGGGGATCTTCCCACACAGAGCCCAACGAGGGACCTCCCCCACACAGTGCCCCACGAGGGACCTCCCCCACACAGTGCCCCAGTGCCCCCTCTGGAGACCTCCCCTGTATAGCACCCCAGCATCCCCTTTGGTAACTTCCCCCACACAGCACCACAGAGCCCCCTCCAGAAacctcccctgcacagcacccCAGCGCCCCCTCAGGGGACCTCCCCACACAGTGCCCCACCAGGGACCTCGCCCACACAGTGCCCAGCATCCCCTCCAGATACCTCTCCTGCACAGTGCCCCAGCACCCACTCTGGATACCTCCCCACACAGTGTCCCACCAGGGACCTCCCCCAGACAGTGCACAGTGCCCCCTCTGGAGACCTCTCCTGCATAGTGCCCCAGCGACCCCTCTGGAGACCTCCCCCATACAGTGCCACAGCATCCTCTCTGGGGACCTCCCTGCACAGTCCCCCAGCGCTCCCTCTGAGGACCTCCCCCACACAATGCCCCAGTTGCCCCACCAGGGACTTCCCCACATAGCACCCCAGCACCGCCTCTGGGATTCCCcacccagtgccccagcacccCCTCTGGGGACCTCCCCTGCATCCTAGCACCCCTTCTT from Gopherus evgoodei ecotype Sinaloan lineage unplaced genomic scaffold, rGopEvg1_v1.p scaffold_34_arrow_ctg1, whole genome shotgun sequence includes:
- the SBK3 gene encoding uncharacterized serine/threonine-protein kinase SBK3, with translation MELPEVEDNAEFLERLMEVTSRSLPQLEMQDQYTIIKELGSGTYGNVLLAEHRERGMALALKLMPKERTERREFLREYCIALCLSAHAGFLHTLPIAFESPTHFAFAQELAPAGDLCAIVHDGVGLPEAQVKRCAAQLAEALDFMHGKALVHRDIKLDNVLLFDCECRRVKLGDFGLTRLEGTPVCAMSGTLPYAPPELCLLEASETLELDASLDVWAFGVLLFCICTGCFPWDVAVSADPQFEEFGAWQNSTVPGEAPAPWRAFSTAAQEMFRRLLTLDPNRRSPAIEVHKYLPLVWLASSLRDPDGAGALGGQWHSRSLAREQHGQEQPRSSPGAACGTDSPTKSSAQTGGSKPQSKLGKEFLLRIPRRRGSPGLLSGAALATAR